One part of the Arachidicoccus terrestris genome encodes these proteins:
- a CDS encoding SRPBCC domain-containing protein, with amino-acid sequence MELKTKIQSAEGEQQLLITRTFNLPVELLFKAFSTPELLGQWMGTQVVELESQSLGKYQFETKDPSGNVVFQAMGTIHSVKENQQIIRTFEMMGAPFDVQLEFLDFKALDDNESELQMQVVYRSNEIRNQMLKLPFASGISKAHDRLEALMSETTTL; translated from the coding sequence ATGGAACTAAAGACAAAAATTCAGTCAGCAGAAGGAGAACAGCAACTCCTGATCACCCGCACTTTTAACTTGCCGGTGGAGCTTTTATTCAAGGCATTTTCTACGCCTGAACTGTTAGGTCAGTGGATGGGAACCCAAGTAGTGGAATTGGAAAGCCAATCACTGGGTAAGTACCAGTTTGAAACAAAAGATCCTTCCGGGAATGTCGTGTTTCAGGCGATGGGTACTATTCACAGTGTGAAGGAGAATCAACAAATTATCCGCACTTTTGAAATGATGGGGGCGCCATTTGACGTGCAACTGGAATTTCTGGATTTCAAAGCCCTGGACGATAATGAAAGTGAATTGCAGATGCAAGTCGTATACCGCTCAAATGAAATCAGGAATCAGATGCTCAAATTGCCTTTTGCCAGCGGTATCAGCAAGGCCCATGACAGATTGGAAGCGTTAATGTCAGAAACCACTACTTTATAG
- a CDS encoding metalloregulator ArsR/SmtB family transcription factor: protein MKLRRDVFQALADPTRRAILLMVASQSMTAGAIAAGFNTARPTISKHLLILSECDLLSSNKEGREIYYYVNATKMKEVDDFLTPFRKMWDTRFDKLEAVMKNYQSKNKKP, encoded by the coding sequence ATGAAATTAAGAAGAGATGTTTTTCAGGCTTTAGCCGATCCGACCAGAAGAGCCATATTGTTGATGGTAGCCAGTCAGTCCATGACAGCTGGTGCGATCGCAGCCGGGTTTAATACTGCCAGGCCAACAATTTCTAAGCACTTGCTGATTCTCTCAGAATGTGATCTATTATCCAGTAATAAAGAGGGGCGGGAAATCTATTATTATGTAAATGCAACTAAAATGAAAGAAGTAGACGACTTTTTAACGCCATTTCGCAAAATGTGGGATACGCGTTTTGATAAACTTGAAGCGGTCATGAAAAATTACCAATCAAAAAATAAAAAGCCATAA
- a CDS encoding bifunctional riboflavin kinase/FAD synthetase encodes MHVYRDIQNLPPIKNAVITIGTFDGVHLGHQKIIDQLKMEAAKIDGETVIVTFYPHPRKIVHKEQSPLLLLTTLSEKLHLLESYGIDHVVVVPFNKDFASQTAASYVEDFLIAKLHPKVVIIGYDHKFGKDRKGDYTTLEHYGKVHQFAVLEIPGKVLDEVTISSTAVRGAIKGGDVGKALDLLGHPYTLSGQVVKGNQLGRKIGYPTANIHVPEADKLLPANGVYAVLVRTEDDKTFKGMLNIGIRPTIGESPLTIEVNIFDFNQDIYGQHLTVEFIARLRDELKFDGLAPLIDALAQDAIDTKAALKYY; translated from the coding sequence ATGCATGTATATCGTGATATACAAAATTTACCGCCTATAAAAAATGCCGTCATTACGATTGGCACCTTTGATGGCGTGCATCTGGGCCATCAGAAAATAATCGATCAATTAAAAATGGAAGCGGCTAAGATAGACGGAGAAACAGTAATCGTCACCTTCTATCCGCACCCGAGAAAAATAGTACATAAAGAACAATCTCCTTTACTGTTACTGACAACCTTATCAGAGAAGTTACATTTATTGGAGTCATATGGAATTGATCATGTTGTGGTGGTACCTTTTAATAAAGATTTTGCCAGTCAGACTGCAGCGTCCTACGTGGAGGATTTTCTGATTGCAAAACTTCATCCTAAAGTGGTCATTATCGGATATGATCATAAGTTCGGGAAAGACCGCAAGGGAGATTATACGACCCTGGAGCACTACGGTAAGGTGCATCAGTTTGCCGTCCTGGAAATACCCGGAAAGGTACTGGATGAAGTGACCATCAGCTCCACTGCTGTCAGAGGTGCCATTAAAGGAGGTGATGTTGGAAAGGCACTGGACTTACTGGGCCATCCTTATACACTCTCCGGTCAGGTCGTAAAGGGCAATCAGTTGGGCCGCAAAATAGGTTATCCGACTGCTAATATTCATGTGCCTGAGGCAGATAAATTATTACCTGCAAATGGTGTGTATGCGGTGCTGGTCAGAACGGAAGACGATAAGACCTTTAAGGGAATGCTCAATATTGGGATCAGGCCGACAATTGGTGAAAGCCCTCTTACAATTGAGGTGAATATTTTTGATTTTAATCAGGATATCTATGGTCAGCATTTGACCGTCGAATTTATTGCAAGGCTTCGGGATGAATTGAAATTTGATGGTCTGGCACCTTTAATAGACGCGCTCGCACAAGACGCGATTGATACAAAAGCTGCCTTAAAATATTACTAG